The DNA region caaataaaaagcatatacacatataaaacataaatagacaaagtaagtaagataaaaaaaaataccaagttaaaacataagatgagttaagatatgagcataaatacgagataagggCATAAataaagagcataaataaaagaacagtaagaagtaagaacagtaaaaagtaaaagaagataaaaatagtaaaaccattaagaaaagacattaagaagacgacatcacataaaagcaagtctgtaaaagtatgttttaagaagggatttaaaataaTTGAGGGAATCTGTGAGTCTTATCTCTTCAGGGAGGTTGTAGGGATATCCTGTATATATGTAAGTGATATCAGCGGTGGGAACTGTAAGGTAACTCATAGTGTGATAGATAAGCAATACGTGTCCCCCAACTTTCAGGCCAACATCCAGTCCATCATGGCGTCGGAGAAGCAGGTGAACATCCTGATGCAGCTGCTGGACGAGGCTCTGTCGGAGGTGGACACCATCGAGGGGAAGCTGAGCAGCTACGAGGAGATGCTGCAGAGCGTCAAGGAGCAGATGGACCAGATCTCCCAGAGCAACCGCCTGATCCAGATCAGCAACACCAACAATGGCAAACTGCTCGACGAGATCCAGTTCTTAGTAGTGAGGATGATaattttttagatgttttttagATATTTAAGATGGTTTTGATCATTTTCTGTAACAAAATTAGGGGCCCTgctgtaaatgtgcaaaatataACCCTTAATATAATTGTGCTCTGAATTTGATGACTgggctgtttcttttttctctttcagaacTACATGGACCTGTCAAAGGGACACATCAGAGCGCTGCAGGAGGGAGACCTGATGTCTCCTAAAGGAATCGAGGCGTGCATCAATGCCTCTGAAGCTCTGTCTCAATGCATGAATGTCGCCCTCAGACCGGGTTAGTTCATACATCTGcccatttttctaataaatcaatacagataaataaagatgttttctgtgtttactgGCAGATATGAGAACAACATCTATATACTTATTGTTTAGAAATGCACATTGTTGTTTAGCAGTCAGTATAAAAGAaagtctttttgtgttttctttcctgcAGGTCACGAGAAACTGATGGCTGTGacgcagcagcagctcctgttTGCAGAACTGAGAGACACATTCGCCCGCCGCCTCACAAATCACCTCAACAATGTGTTTGTTCACCAGGTAACAGCCCTGGTTCTGACAGAGAGTGGAACCTGTTTGAAAGTGATGCATTGATTTCTAAGCTTCATTTACATAGGTCTTCTTTGAGTTATGTCCTTACTTGTTTCAGGTGTTCACATCAGTTCCTTTTGCTTTAAATATATACAAAGGTGTTAGTAAAGAAGGGAGATTTTCATTGTACTTGGGCTTGAGTCATTTtactccaacaattcagcaaaaaaaaacttttttacaaCATGAATGTGATCGCTGTAGTTTCTTGATACTCTTcatattttaattcatttgtaaGTTATCATAGAGAAATACTTCAGAGTGCTTCAGTTAAAGTTCAAATAgatgaataaatatataaaataaaagggGTTGTTCAGGAGAAACCAGTGGCCGCTAATCTCCTTGTATTGTTTCCTTACAGTTTACAAAATAACTGAAAAGCTTCACTTTTCCAAACCCTCAAAAATCAAAGATTCAATACACTAAAATAACTCTGTGGGTCAGATCtaaaactttttgtttgtcatttctcACACTAATGGTCACAGGACCCCTCAGGTTAATTTGGTGAACCTTTGGAGGGACCCATCCCATAGGTTTGGAATAACTAGATCACACTAAATAACTCTAGTTCTACATTAAGCGGTCAAAATACATTCACTAAAGATTTATCAGAATCTAAAATATAGGAATGTCAAATCTGTCAGAGAGATATGCCACTGCAGAAAACATCTTTGACTTGCATTTcaattcaacctttatttacacTCATGAGATCACTGAGGGGTAATCCCTCATTTACAGTGACATCGAGTCATTACAGAATCAGTTAAAAGACATTcaacacacccccccccccaaaaaaaaataaaaaatcaacaatCAGGGGCTTTATGAGAAGCTAACACAATTACCGGTAATaggaataataaaaacaagagtGTGAGAAAAAGCCTACAATGGACTAAAATCATCAAGTGAGTTCAATGAGTATAAacaatcttggtgttcatgtgttacttttaatgacagctcaTGTTTCTGTCAAGTTTTTCTGTTGTAATGTTAAAGTCAAATACATTTCACTCAGAATATGACATAACAGTCAacaaggagggagggagcagggATGGTTTTGCAGATTTATGACCTTTTGTCATCCTATGGATTCGTCTGCTCTGTCAGAGAGCgctgcagtctctctctctctctctctctctctctctctctctctctctctctctctctctctctctctctctctctttccgcCTTCATGGACTTCCTGTTTTTCCCTGACTCTGTTCCTGGGCTTCGTCGTTTCCTTCTCGTTGTGTTCCTCCTTtcctttgactctctctctgtgtggctCACTCTGAATCATcccactctgctctctgtctctgtgtcagtTCAACCACTTCAGTCACTTCAAAATGACCATCCCTCAGTTCTATAGGTCCTCCTGTCTGTCGCTTCCAGTGAGTACCCTCACAGCACCCCCACtgagccccccctccccctctctgctAATGTTTGGCATCTCACACCGACTCACATCTCATGACCTCAGAGAGCCTTTCACAGCTTAATATGAACGCATGAGATACGTTTCTAACATCTCAACGCTGCAAAGGGGTGCCGCTCATCTTCCTCGTCCTTCATCGGCGGTCTGCACTCAGCTGAgggctctgtttgtgtttgggtGCTAACTTGGCTTTAGTGCGAAAGATCTCACATCATTAAACCcctgtgcctgtctgtctgctctgcaTGCATGTCTCACAGCACAAACAGTGGATGCTGAACAGTAAGAGGGGAAGTGAGTGCTTACAAATGAGTTGAATTTAaggttgaaaatgtgtttaacctTGAACGCGTTCAGTGTCAAGGTAAAAAGGAGGTAACGTATCCTACTTAGAGATATTTGTGGACAAAAGCGAGGTAATTTATccccatgtgtttgtgtgaataaaGAGAGATATAATGGGGCTAGACATTGGATTATTTATTCGTCATATTCCATAATGgagtgtctccctctctctgtcactcagGGTCATGATCAGAGCTCCACCCTGTCGCAGCACACGGCCGAGCTGACCCTGCCCAAACACAGCCCCCTCCACAGAGACCTGCTGCGCTACGCCAAGCTCATGGAGTGGctgaagaacacacacagggagaagTACGAGGGTCTGTCCAGGGTCAGTGAGACTTTACTGACAAATGATCTGTAGGATAGAACCTATGTTTAAATGTCAAAGCTGTGCAAAAGTCCTTTATGTGAAAAATAAGATCCACATAACCGAGTCAAATGGAAGGAAATGTTCTGTCCTGGTTTTCAGTCTTTATACGCTTCAGTGGCTTTAACTTGTCTTACAGACAATCTACTCTAGGAatagtaaaagaaaatgtgtgatgcCTTTAAAGTTCAGTGCTTAAGAATTGTTGTTTGCATCCAAacaaatgtcatctttttttttttttcagacctACGTTGACTACATGAGCAGATTATACGAACGAGAAATCAAAGACTTCTTTGAGGTGGCAAAGATAAAGATGGCggggacaacaaaggaagccaaGGGCAAGTTTGGTAAGAGGGATTCATATCAGAGGTGTCAGGAcacatgtctgtttttttgtgtaattaggttgttttttttttcttcttttttactcaagtctctctttttctattgTTGACTTGTTGTTCACTTCAAGGCATTAAGAATTGTACTGCATCTCTGGATCTTCTCTTGCAGTATTCGTGTTGTAAACTAAAAAGCAAtgttataagaaaaaaaaaaaagagttatttttttacagattttttctgTGTAATGTCAGTTCTCAAAGCATTTTTTCCCAAGCTAATTTCCTGCCTGTTGTTTTACTCTGATGGCGACTCTTTTCCCAATTGTACCTTACATGTTCAACTCTTtacacatttgaatatttaaactCCTAACAGGACTCTTGTTTTAGAGAACTCTGCTTTCTGCACTCTGTGTTAGCTTCCCcctgctgaaaacaaacaaaaaaagaatttgTTTTCTGAAGGTTTTGTCTGAGCTACGAGCACACCTCAACCACTGCAGTGCACGTCAGCATATCTGTAGCTGTGTACGTCTAACATctagcctcctcctcctcctcctccccccaaACCCCTTCCCATGCTGCATGTTTTGAGCCTaacctgtctctgtctttgatgCCTGCCTTTTCTAACTGGCTGCAGCCACGCTTCCGCGGAAAGAGAGTGcactcaaacaggaaacagaaagtaAGTATGACAATTTGACGGAGCCTTTTCTCTGTCAATTAccctctctgcttttttttccactttgccTTACACAGCTGCACTAAAAGGAATCCCTGCAATCCCAATACATAACACTTTAAGCTCTGACAACTATTACCTCCCCATGTAGTGTGTTGGTTGGTGCTAAATCTTCCCACAGCAGCTGAATGCATCACCACATACTCTGATAAGtgactaaaaaacaaacaattttctGTAGGATTTTTTTCTACTAAGTGTATCTCATATTTGACTCACACAAGCCTGCAGATTGACTCTTTGCCATTCAGTTAACCTGTGACATTGAATCCTGCTGTATTTGTTTGTCAGGCCTTCACGGCAGCTCTGGGAAGCTCACAGGCTCCACCTCGAGTCTGAACAAGCTGACCGTGCAGGGCGCCAACAGCCGGCGCTCCCAGTCCTCCTCGCTGCTCGACATGGGCAACATGTCTGCGTCCGACCTGGACGTGGCCGACAGGACCAAGTTTGACAAGGTGACACGGCCAGAGATTAAAACTGAACTATTAAATGTGGAATGGGGATACATCTATGTAGATCCATGTAGGTTGTACAAagtggcaaaactatttgataATGCTTCCTGTTTGAGAAGTTTCCTAAAAAACTAAAGTAGGAGGAAGAAACCAAAAGAGttcaactttagaaaaaaatgcagttaaGAAGTGAAGTTATCCGATACACATGTTATGGCTGTTTCATAAGTAAAGCCAGTAATAacaagtaaaacaaacacacctttcACGTTTAAATACTTGATCCCATGATGCTATTCTGTATACATAACATTTGAAGaggctgcaagctgagctgctgAGGCGCTCTGATTGTTTTTGGTCCTGATGCTTTAGAGTTCATCATTTTCAATTCATGTAAGCCAAAATTATTCACCAAGGTCTCAACCTCTCACCAACAAACAGCCGCAGTAAttaaatgaagtaaaaacacTAAGTGTTTAAACTTGAAGTTAAAATTGTTGTTTCTTGTACGCTCTTTGGCAGGCACAGGATGTCTGGATAGGAAGCTGCTACCTGAGCTGCCACTCACTTTAGCTCAACTTATCGAACAATTTGAAATCCTTTAACCCTGTCTATACGTGTAATGAAAATGTATTCTTGTTTTTCTACTTATTTTTATCCAGCTGTTTTACATCTATTGCTCTGTATTCAAATattaaatggtttttttttgtcttagtAGATATTTGAGCAGGTCCTCAGCGAGCTGGAGCCGCTGTGTCTTGCAGAACAAGACTTCATCAGCAAGTTTTTTAAGCTGCAGCAGCACCCGACAGTTACCCCGCCTCTCGCTCAGGTAAATCAGAGAGAAGGTGCTGGAAACAGCATCAGGAGGATCATTTAAACTGTCTCTTCCTCCCCTTAGGTCAGCGTCTATTGACATGTGTGGTTTCACTTCATATTAGATTATTTTTCTTGTCTAGTTGTTTGATTTATGTGGTTtactacagcaacaacagacGCATGAATGTGTTGCAGCATCATTCAGACATACGTCGGCAGATGTTTGTTCagttttgtcatgttttatgTCTCTTCTCTCGTCAGCCTGAAACAGAAGAATTAGACGGTGGCACGCCATCCAGAGTTGCCCCCCAGGCTGAACACAGACACTCTTTGTCATCAGAGTGAGTATCGTCACTTCATCAGCTTACACTTCTGCTGATACAACCCGTCTCCACTGCCAGAAAACATTATTCATATTGTCTCTTTCActtcttttctgtctccagGAAAGACCTGGTGCGGCTGATGATGAATAAAATCTTTCAGAGCATCGAGACGGAGCTCAACAGTCTCATCGCTCTGGGGGACAAGATCGACAGCTTCAACTCTCTGTACATGCTGGTGAAGATGAGTCACCACGTGTGGACAGCCGAGAACGTCGACCCGGCCTCGTACCTCAGCACCACTCTGGGGAACGTGCTTGTCACTGTCAAGAGGAACTTTGACAAATGTATCGTGAGTGcacagaagttttgtttgtCTGAAAATTTTAAGATGTCCCAATTTGAACTGGCTGATCAGTATCGGAGTAGATTATCACCATCAGCCATAGTGAGCTGGATCTAATGTCATCTGTCCCACAGTTTTAATGCCACAGCAAGAGAAGCTGTCATTCAATTTACTGAAATATGTGATTGAGGCTGCCTCCAACAATCAATCAAGCATTTAATTTTTACAattcatacaaaaatgttttctcaagaAACTTTGCGGCCGTACATATGAACTGTTGGTAACTTAAActttgtcattgtttggttaccACAGAAAGGTAAGGTTCATCTAAACCAGTAGAGCTCCACGTCCAAACTAAccaaaatattgtgttagaaattaGCTTTTAACTCGAtgggaccaatcagagagcagcattgttcttaaaggctttatatgtgatttttcacacttaaatataatataaatcaagtatatcctctgaaaataactctgtgagtcatgactgtctacaatgggtgtaacactcgagtcccactgtctgtgatgctttcagagttttcagagtcctatcttcactttgtttacatcgtcaggacagccggctgactcctcccctcgtgtataaaagattgtttaattgagggactggagaaaagaagaataacatactgtactcactgcttaactgtgtttctagatcacgctcatttcaggtaaatttacatgcagtgtgaagataccagcataataaagatcgctagcattagcatgctaacacaacaatgcagcgcgagttgttttggtttcatgctggtgctcaagggcgacatctactggatcaaaaaaatcacatataaagcctttcaTTCCAGTGGTTCCcctcatgtttatttgtctctgAATGGACTAATGGCTGGAAATAAATTCTGTTAACTGATGTTAatccacaaacacagactcaaaTGTTTGATGATTAGTTGATAAGAATAGCCACAGCCTTCATATACAGCTAGTGTAAcacaacaacagtgacatcGAGTGGTGAACTCTTTAACTAAATCTTGGTCATGTAACAGTACTCTGTTATCTCTGGAGTTGAAATCAAAgtcatcatatttttttaaaggatgtaATCTATCACAGAGAACAcactgctcctcctcatcctccaagtTATCCCACCTTTCAgaaccatcaccatgacaaccgtaTCTTACAGAGGACTTTACACCTACTAGGAGCTAGGTTTAAGATTTCAGATGTAAATTCTGAACTatctcagctggtgcaacacCTAAAAGTTAGTAGAATGTAAACTCTATCCAAAACGAGATGCATTTTAATTCTTTAGAAGAGAGTGACTTGGAGTTTATGATTTTTATCAATTCTGGTGTGTTTAACAAAGACGTGTGgagtgttttatttctgcataGTAGAAAGCATTTATCGGTTCATCTTTGATTAGCCAATAGGGTAAtagaatataattactttattgatcccaaactgggaaattgtggcgatACAGCaacaggttatccaacacacaatatgagtaaaaaaatcaatattagcaaatctaaacacaatataatattaaatacaaagtaaataagcactaaaaatatcaaaactaagaatgtgaatatatacaaccaggatttaacttagaaTTACTAGTCTTACTTACTagaaagattaaatatggaagattaaatgtaaatgttcaaaaacagagtagtaaatggacagtattgacataagttaaagaaGGGGTAATACTTAGAAAGCCTTGTGCATCCTGAAGCTTCATAAAGAATTTGAGCTTACAGAAACTCTAAGAAGTGAATAGCTGCTGAATAATGATTAGccgtttgcttttttttctgaatgcatTGCAGAGCtgtttaatacattttacagGTACTCTTTTGGTTTCTAGAAAATAGAAGTACCTGAACTCTAAACAGATTTAACATGATTACTTTTCACTCTTTTGTGCTCAAAttcaatacaataatgtaatataataagGACGTCTTTATGTTTAATataatctttctttctttcacagtCCGGTCAGATCAGGCAAATGGAGGAAGTGAAGATTTCTAAGAAAAGCAAAGTGGGTATTCTGCTTTTTGTCACCAACTTCGAGGAGTTTGCTGAGCTTGCGGAAACGATCTTCCGAAACGCGGAGCGCCGAGGGGACCTCGACAAAGCTTATGTCAAACTCATTAGAGCCGTCTTTGTGAATGGTGAGACTGCTGCTGAACCAAAAAGTTTCTACTTCATCTATGTGACATCAGAAATCAAAGGcctgaatatatatatatatatattttttttattattaattctCTTCAGTGGAGAAAGTAGCCAACGAAAGCCAGAAGACACCACGGGATGTTGTGATGATGGAGAACTTCCACAAGATCTTCTCCACACTGTCTCGTTTAAAGATCTCCTGCCTGGATTCAGAGAGACGAGAGGCCAAACACAAGTACACCGACCACCTGCAGTCCTACGTCATCAACTCTCTGGGACAGCCTCTAGAAAAACTCAATGTAAGTCAGAGTCATCACcaagtttgttgttgtttttttttattacttaattttattattatcattattagatatgaaacattgtatttttatatatttttcttgtcatttacataattatttatttttgctcttttttttttctcctctcttatttttcttttatctttatttactactacaacttttttttttttttttctattcttacAATTATTTGATTTATAATGTTATTCCCTTTATTGCTTTCGATATACATCAGGCATCACATCATCTGTTCAATTTCAAAACACCATCACGTAaactttttatctgtttattctttatttggtagttttttttttttttttattgtttttcccTTCTTCCAAAGTTTTCGGCTACATGTTACTTCCATTCCATCATATCATTCCACCATTTCATCATCATTagtattatatattattattatccctgcccccccccccccccaaaaaaaagaagagatatcACCAAGTTTCCCCTGCAGCTATGAGAGCATTTTGTAacactttctgtctctcccgCAGCATTTCTTTGAAGGAGTCGAGGCTCGTGTAGCTCAGGGTGTTCGCGAGGAGGAAGTGAGCTACCAGCTGGCCTTTAACAAACAAGAGCTGCGAAAAGTCATCAAAGAATATCCCGGAAAAGAGGTGAAGAAGGGCCTGGACAACCTGTACAAGAAGGTGGACAAACACCTGTGTGAAGAAGAAAGTCTGCTACAGGTAACATATCATTAGAGAACACAAGTTGTGACATTACACCATAACTCATGGGCTCAATCATTTTAAGTCTTACATGGGTTTAGTTTGTAGTCACCGCCCATAAGCAGCCCTATTTTTATGGTTTTACAACATCGGATTATTTGCTATAAATAAATGACCAGGCAGGCAAGAGTCACCGTCACACATCAGAATAGACTATTTTGgagatttattttgtatgtatGGGTAAAagcctctgtctctgtcaccaTTGGTTTAAATAATAGCCAGCTTAAGACTTAATCAAGGTAAGACAGCTGCTAAACAGTTCAACTTCAGAATGATGAGGTCGTATCCTTTGTTTTATATCTCTGGATTCATATTGAAGCTGTCCTCACTTCCTTTTTCAAGCTGTTGCACTTTCTGTTTGACTCCACCAGGTGGTGTGGCACTCCATGCAAGATGAGTTCATCCGCCAGTACAAGCACTTTGAAGACCTGATCGGAAGGTGTTACCCTGGATCAGGAATCACCATGGAGTTCACCATCCAGGACATGTTGGAGTATTTCTCCAGCATCGCTCAGTCTCATTAGTTTAACTGCTCTGCACTTTGAGTAACTGCTGCCTCACACTGGCAGAAAATACACTAGCTTCTCAAAAACTAGTCTCTAATGTATCTTTGATCCTGCACATTtcctgtgtatgtatgtgtgtattttaatgAAAGTGATGCAGATTTACCTGCATCTTGTGTGTGCCTGTTCTCTTACGATTCAAACATCTGCtctgtattttgtttatatttttatttctttatgccATATAGTATGTACATAATAAATTCACAGTTGCTGACTCATTCAAAGCTgtgtcaaatatttttttaagatttaaagtAGCTGTGAGgatctttcagtttgtgtgaattttggtgccccctgtggacaaaatatGCAACGTAAAGTCCCCTTCAAAGCTCTTGTAATCTTGATTTGGTAATCCTTAAAGTCTCTAACCTGATCCTGATAAGACCTTTTGAACAATGGATTCCTGAGGTTAAATAAGCAGTTGGCTAATTTGTGTATGCGAGAAATGCCCGGATGTATACTTGATTGGCCAGAATTTTTAAGTATAAAACTTTAGCACACTGGTCATACTAAACtgccccacaatgcattgcggTAGTAGGCACTATATTAGCATTTGTTTTCGGACACAGCCTAGAAGTTGGATGATGTCTGTTTGAAACTTGACTGTTGCCAGGCAACTCAAACATTCTCCCTACAGAgtccctgtgattggctggttaCATGCAAGCCAGAGCCAGAGGGCACTGATGCAagcttacaaaaaaaatcttagttCAAAGGAGGATGCTCACAAACACAGATCAGACACTCAATTATTAAAAGTATTAAAttgaaacaacacatttttttttttaaagatttgtttattAGGAAAACATAAACTTTACAAGAAAATCCACTGTCAATATGAACATTTTGTGGTGtgtttcaaacagacacaaaaacataagggacataaataaataataataatttaaaaaataataataatacatgaaTAACCAGAGAAAATCTAGATGTATATACTTAAATAGATTTAGCAAGTGTACTTCTAATATACCCCTATATCAATTAGGCAATTCTATATAGTTATAATATAAGTATATTACAactatactaataataatactatTAACAACAGCATCAAAAATTGTAGTaacaataattacaataatagTACGTATGCCAAATAACGATTGAGaaagaaataagagaaaaaacacaaatccaaTGTCTATTCACTTGTAATATATCTAATTGTAACAATTGCTATTATTGTtttaagtaataataataaaaacaaagaatttagagaaaaacaaaaacaaaaaaaactaaaaacccaACACATTTTGATCATTAAATTTCACAAACAATATGAAgatagattcaggaactctagctaactatcggcctatatccaaccttccttttatctcgaagatcctggagaaggtggtagctaatcagctgtgtgactttctccataacaacagtttatttgaggagtttcagtcaggatttagagtccaccatagcactgagactgcacttgttaaagttacaaacgatctacttctagcttcagacaggggacttctctctgtgctcgtcttgttagagcTTAGttctgcttttgacaccattgaccattggatcctgttgtacagactggagcatttacttggaattacagggactgctttaagttggtttgaatcctacttatcagaccaatctcagtttgtacatgttaatggtgagtcctctatgcacactaaagtttgccatggagtcccacaaggttcagtgcttggaccaattctctttacattatatatgcttcctctgggaaatattatgaggaaacactccatacagtttcattgttatgcagatgatactcagctttatgtatcaatgaagcccgatggcaccagtcagttatgtcagctagaaacgtgccttaaggacgttaggacctggatgaccagaaatcttttgctacttaactcagacaagactgaagttattgtgctaggccctaagaacctcagagagactttttctagtgatttgactgtccttagtgacatcagcctggcatctagcaccactgttaggaatctaggagttctatttgctcaagatatgtcttttagctctcacataaggcaagtttcaagaacagcctattttcaccttcgtaatatattcAAGATCaagaatatcctgtcgcaaaatgatgcagaaaaactagttcatgcatttgttacctccagattggattattgtaactctcttttgtcagggtgctctggcaagtctctaaagactcttcaactggtccagaatgctgcagctcgtgtactgaccagaaccgggaaaagggaccacatcaatcctgtcctggcttc from Labrus bergylta chromosome 6, fLabBer1.1, whole genome shotgun sequence includes:
- the exoc1 gene encoding exocyst complex component 1 isoform X2, which encodes MTAIKHALQRDIFTPNDERLLGIVNVCKAGKKKKNCFLCATVTTERPVQVKVVKVKKSDKGDFYKRQLTWELRDLTEVDAKDASKENPEFDLHFEKVYRWVASSTAEKNSFISCIWKLNQRYLRKKVEFVNVSSQLLEESVPSGESQSVAGGDEDALDDYQELSTREEQDIEGMMEVCEDAISNAEAFAEQLSRELQVLDGANIQSIMASEKQVNILMQLLDEALSEVDTIEGKLSSYEEMLQSVKEQMDQISQSNRLIQISNTNNGKLLDEIQFLVNYMDLSKGHIRALQEGDLMSPKGIEACINASEALSQCMNVALRPGHEKLMAVTQQQLLFAELRDTFARRLTNHLNNVFVHQFNHFSHFKMTIPQFYRSSCLSLPGHDQSSTLSQHTAELTLPKHSPLHRDLLRYAKLMEWLKNTHREKYEGLSRTYVDYMSRLYEREIKDFFEVAKIKMAGTTKEAKGKFATLPRKESALKQETESLHGSSGKLTGSTSSLNKLTVQGANSRRSQSSSLLDMGNMSASDLDVADRTKFDKIFEQVLSELEPLCLAEQDFISKFFKLQQHPTVTPPLAQPETEELDGGTPSRVAPQAEHRHSLSSEKDLVRLMMNKIFQSIETELNSLIALGDKIDSFNSLYMLVKMSHHVWTAENVDPASYLSTTLGNVLVTVKRNFDKCISGQIRQMEEVKISKKSKVGILLFVTNFEEFAELAETIFRNAERRGDLDKAYVKLIRAVFVNVEKVANESQKTPRDVVMMENFHKIFSTLSRLKISCLDSERREAKHKYTDHLQSYVINSLGQPLEKLNHFFEGVEARVAQGVREEEVSYQLAFNKQELRKVIKEYPGKEVKKGLDNLYKKVDKHLCEEESLLQVVWHSMQDEFIRQYKHFEDLIGRCYPGSGITMEFTIQDMLEYFSSIAQSH
- the exoc1 gene encoding exocyst complex component 1 isoform X5 translates to MTAIKHALQRDIFTPNDERLLGIVNVCKAGKKKKNCFLCATVTTERPVQVKVVKVKKSDKGDFYKRQLTWELRDLTEVDAKDASKENPEFDLHFEKVYRWVASSTAEKNSFISCIWKLNQRYLRKKVEFVNVSSQLLEESVPSGESQSVAGGDEDALDDYQELSTREEQDIEGMMEVCEDAISNAEAFAEQLSRELQVLDGANIQSIMASEKQVNILMQLLDEALSEVDTIEGKLSSYEEMLQSVKEQMDQISQSNRLIQISNTNNGKLLDEIQFLVNYMDLSKGHIRALQEGDLMSPKGIEACINASEALSQCMNVALRPGHEKLMAVTQQQLLFAELRDTFARRLTNHLNNVFVHQGHDQSSTLSQHTAELTLPKHSPLHRDLLRYAKLMEWLKNTHREKYEGLSRTYVDYMSRLYEREIKDFFEVAKIKMAGTTKEAKGKFATLPRKESALKQETESLHGSSGKLTGSTSSLNKLTVQGANSRRSQSSSLLDMGNMSASDLDVADRTKFDKIFEQVLSELEPLCLAEQDFISKFFKLQQHPTVTPPLAQPETEELDGGTPSRVAPQAEHRHSLSSEKDLVRLMMNKIFQSIETELNSLIALGDKIDSFNSLYMLVKMSHHVWTAENVDPASYLSTTLGNVLVTVKRNFDKCISGQIRQMEEVKISKKSKVGILLFVTNFEEFAELAETIFRNAERRGDLDKAYVKLIRAVFVNVEKVANESQKTPRDVVMMENFHKIFSTLSRLKISCLDSERREAKHKYTDHLQSYVINSLGQPLEKLNHFFEGVEARVAQGVREEEVSYQLAFNKQELRKVIKEYPGKEVKKGLDNLYKKVDKHLCEEESLLQVVWHSMQDEFIRQYKHFEDLIGRCYPGSGITMEFTIQDMLEYFSSIAQSH
- the exoc1 gene encoding exocyst complex component 1 isoform X6, encoding MTAIKHALQRDIFTPNDERLLGIVNVCKAGKKKKNCFLCATVTTERPVQVKVVKVKKSDKGDFYKRQLTWELRDLTEVDAKDASKENPEFDLHFEKVYRWVASSTAEKNSFISCIWKLNQRYLRKKVEFVNVSSQLLEESVPSGESQSVAGGDEDALDDYQELSTREEQDIEGMMEVCEDAISNAEAFAEQLSRELQVLDGANIQSIMASEKQVNILMQLLDEALSEVDTIEGKLSSYEEMLQSVKEQMDQISQSNRLIQISNTNNGKLLDEIQFLVNYMDLSKGHIRALQEGDLMSPKGIEACINASEALSQCMNVALRPGHEKLMAVTQQQLLFAELRDTFARRLTNHLNNVFVHQGHDQSSTLSQHTAELTLPKHSPLHRDLLRYAKLMEWLKNTHREKYEGLSRTYVDYMSRLYEREIKDFFEVAKIKMAGTTKEAKGKFGLHGSSGKLTGSTSSLNKLTVQGANSRRSQSSSLLDMGNMSASDLDVADRTKFDKIFEQVLSELEPLCLAEQDFISKFFKLQQHPTVTPPLAQPETEELDGGTPSRVAPQAEHRHSLSSEKDLVRLMMNKIFQSIETELNSLIALGDKIDSFNSLYMLVKMSHHVWTAENVDPASYLSTTLGNVLVTVKRNFDKCISGQIRQMEEVKISKKSKVGILLFVTNFEEFAELAETIFRNAERRGDLDKAYVKLIRAVFVNVEKVANESQKTPRDVVMMENFHKIFSTLSRLKISCLDSERREAKHKYTDHLQSYVINSLGQPLEKLNHFFEGVEARVAQGVREEEVSYQLAFNKQELRKVIKEYPGKEVKKGLDNLYKKVDKHLCEEESLLQVVWHSMQDEFIRQYKHFEDLIGRCYPGSGITMEFTIQDMLEYFSSIAQSH